In one Streptomyces sp. NBC_00708 genomic region, the following are encoded:
- a CDS encoding tannase/feruloyl esterase family alpha/beta hydrolase produces the protein MKRRLLTTIAAGVPLAAAVCLPAASAETRTPAPAAPLHCAQAPVEVPAGTEVESVTAVRDAGGTIKGTGLLGGEVTGVPAFCKVTVTLTHPGEDDHATISTWLPEKGWNGRFQALGGSAYLAGDNGVGMGNAIKSGYAATTTDAGVGDALDASWALKSDGTVNTTPLKNFSYRSQHEAAVVGKQVVASVYAEPAAYSYFTGCSTGGRQGYAEAQRYPDDYDGILADAPAVNWDEFEVATLWPQVVMNNEKTYPTGCELDAFTNAAVKACDKLDGAEDGLVNDPSRCDFDPRRLIGTKVVCKGRELTITAADASVVRRIWDGPRTTTDKKLWSGVPVTADLKGLAGTTTAPDGTAVGDPFQVPQLWVTNWLKKDPSYDVSRITYSEFTRLFNQSRAEYDKVIGTDDPDLSGFRDSGGKLLTWHGQDDQFIPARGTVAYREQVERELGGSRTVDDFYRLFLAPGTSHCGLNGQDGSADGLAALTAWVEHGKAPKTLPATLIDADGKPVERNLCRYPEVPRYKGHAAAGFRCAVPSRH, from the coding sequence ATGAAACGACGACTTCTGACCACGATCGCGGCCGGTGTGCCCCTGGCCGCGGCGGTCTGCCTGCCGGCCGCCTCCGCCGAGACCCGGACACCCGCCCCGGCCGCGCCGCTCCACTGCGCCCAGGCGCCGGTCGAGGTCCCCGCCGGCACCGAGGTGGAGTCCGTGACGGCGGTCCGCGACGCGGGCGGAACCATCAAGGGCACCGGCCTCCTCGGCGGCGAGGTCACGGGCGTCCCCGCCTTCTGCAAGGTGACCGTCACTCTCACCCACCCGGGCGAGGACGACCACGCCACGATCTCCACCTGGCTGCCGGAGAAGGGCTGGAACGGCCGCTTCCAGGCACTGGGCGGCAGCGCCTACCTCGCCGGGGACAACGGTGTCGGCATGGGCAACGCCATCAAGAGCGGCTACGCGGCCACCACCACGGACGCCGGCGTCGGCGACGCCCTCGACGCGAGCTGGGCGCTGAAGAGCGACGGCACGGTCAACACCACGCCGCTGAAGAACTTCTCCTACCGCTCCCAGCACGAGGCGGCCGTGGTCGGCAAGCAGGTCGTCGCCTCGGTCTACGCCGAGCCCGCCGCGTACTCCTACTTCACCGGCTGCTCCACCGGCGGCCGTCAGGGCTACGCGGAGGCGCAGCGCTACCCCGACGACTACGACGGCATCCTCGCCGACGCGCCCGCGGTCAACTGGGACGAGTTCGAGGTCGCCACCCTGTGGCCGCAGGTCGTCATGAACAACGAGAAGACCTACCCCACCGGCTGTGAGCTGGACGCCTTCACCAACGCCGCCGTCAAGGCCTGCGACAAGCTGGACGGTGCCGAGGACGGGCTGGTCAACGACCCGTCCCGCTGCGACTTCGACCCGCGCCGCCTGATCGGAACCAAGGTCGTGTGCAAGGGCAGGGAGCTGACCATCACCGCCGCCGACGCGTCCGTCGTCCGCAGGATCTGGGACGGCCCGCGCACCACCACCGACAAGAAGCTGTGGTCCGGCGTCCCCGTCACGGCCGACCTCAAGGGCCTGGCGGGCACCACGACCGCCCCGGACGGCACCGCCGTGGGCGATCCCTTCCAGGTTCCCCAGCTCTGGGTCACCAACTGGCTGAAGAAGGACCCGTCCTACGACGTCTCCCGGATCACCTACAGCGAGTTCACCCGGCTGTTCAACCAGTCCCGGGCCGAGTACGACAAGGTCATCGGCACGGACGACCCGGACCTGTCCGGCTTCCGCGATTCCGGCGGCAAGCTGCTGACCTGGCACGGCCAGGACGACCAGTTCATCCCGGCCCGGGGCACGGTCGCGTACCGCGAGCAGGTCGAGCGGGAGCTGGGCGGCTCCAGGACGGTCGACGACTTCTACCGCCTCTTCCTCGCCCCGGGCACCAGCCACTGCGGCCTCAACGGCCAGGACGGTTCGGCGGACGGCCTTGCCGCGCTGACCGCCTGGGTCGAGCACGGCAAGGCCCCGAAGACGCTGCCCGCCACCCTGATCGACGCCGACGGCAAGCCGGTCGAGCGCAACCTGTGCCGCTACCCCGAGGTGCCCCGCTACAAGGGCCACGCCGCCGCTGGCTTCCGGTGTGCCGTCCCGTCCCGGCACTGA
- a CDS encoding DUF308 domain-containing protein, with amino-acid sequence MSKRTEGRSALLRLYLGRGVLAVAWALAFARAHDDVDAVAITLLVVYPLIDAVSSLIDHRSTSEGAERGVTAFNGVLSTLAAVALGIAGAGGVQPVLHVFGAWAVVSGAAQVIVGVRRRGPELGKQWPTLISGGLSFAVGILYNIQAAGADPSLDVLSVYATGGGVWFIIQALLLAWKSRQVRTRTA; translated from the coding sequence ATGAGTAAGCGGACAGAGGGACGTTCCGCCCTGCTGAGGCTCTACCTGGGCCGCGGCGTCCTCGCCGTGGCATGGGCCCTGGCGTTCGCCCGAGCCCATGACGACGTCGACGCGGTGGCCATCACCCTGCTCGTCGTCTACCCGCTGATCGACGCGGTGTCCTCCCTGATCGACCACCGCTCCACATCCGAAGGCGCCGAGCGCGGGGTGACCGCGTTCAACGGGGTGCTCAGCACGCTCGCCGCCGTCGCGCTCGGCATCGCCGGGGCCGGCGGAGTACAGCCCGTGCTCCATGTGTTCGGCGCCTGGGCCGTCGTCTCCGGCGCCGCCCAGGTGATCGTCGGGGTGCGCCGGCGCGGCCCCGAACTGGGCAAGCAGTGGCCGACCCTGATCTCCGGCGGACTCTCCTTCGCCGTCGGCATCCTCTACAACATCCAGGCCGCGGGCGCCGACCCCTCGCTGGACGTGCTGTCGGTGTACGCCACCGGCGGCGGAGTGTGGTTCATCATCCAGGCCCTGCTGCTGGCCTGGAAGTCCCGGCAGGTGCGCACCCGTACCGCCTGA
- a CDS encoding VWA domain-containing protein encodes MSSSNSRESAPAISLSKVIEYAPDLVPLYEAAGSSVRAHGLEGTRAAVYLVLDRSGSMRPYYRNGTMQRLAEQVLSLSAHLDDDGVVPVVFFSTDVDGSTDLELGRHHGHVSTMHESLGHMGRTNYHWAMDAVIDHYMASDSSAPALVVFQTDGGPTSRFAAERYLCKAARLPLFWQFIGFGDPEDNEFAFLRKLDTLAVPARRVVDNAGFFHAGRTPGAVDDDQLFDQLLQEFPQWLEAARAARVLEWAP; translated from the coding sequence GTGAGTTCATCGAACAGCCGGGAATCCGCTCCGGCCATCAGTCTGTCCAAGGTGATCGAGTACGCGCCCGATCTGGTGCCCCTCTACGAGGCAGCGGGCAGCAGCGTGCGTGCGCACGGGCTGGAGGGCACGCGCGCCGCCGTGTACCTGGTGCTGGACCGTTCCGGGTCGATGCGGCCCTACTACCGGAACGGCACCATGCAGCGCCTGGCCGAGCAGGTGTTGTCGCTGTCGGCGCACCTCGACGACGACGGTGTCGTCCCGGTGGTGTTCTTCTCCACGGACGTCGACGGGTCCACCGATCTGGAGCTGGGCCGGCACCACGGGCATGTCAGCACGATGCACGAGAGTCTCGGCCACATGGGCCGTACGAACTACCACTGGGCGATGGACGCGGTCATAGACCACTACATGGCCTCGGACAGCAGCGCCCCGGCCCTGGTCGTCTTCCAGACCGACGGCGGGCCGACCAGCAGGTTCGCCGCCGAACGGTATCTCTGCAAAGCGGCCCGGCTGCCGCTGTTCTGGCAGTTCATCGGGTTCGGTGATCCCGAGGACAACGAGTTCGCGTTCCTGCGCAAGCTCGACACCCTCGCTGTTCCCGCCCGTCGCGTCGTCGACAACGCCGGTTTCTTCCACGCGGGCCGCACTCCGGGGGCCGTCGACGACGATCAGCTGTTCGACCAGCTTCTGCAGGAGTTCCCCCAGTGGCTGGAGGCGGCGCGCGCCGCGCGGGTGCTGGAGTGGGCGCCGTAG
- a CDS encoding DUF6083 domain-containing protein produces the protein MSLHVHRSNHTRLLRRTAADRCKYCGTPIEWFERYDTLRIPLSPEFPAHPVPPRMHWHLFKGVAYPGKDPVTGYCRIPHPAICPAAEHPDLPEELRDVVARLATRMRGRIDRGEFVPYVEPVIEEQVATPDPEKVQEQRHVISYYGTLRLAPCEVHELQCISTDTRNGERCRNGVFDLEEGKWEEVDVPHAPGRQGQQILSLTGGRMWAWVINDFNCLRRWWKQQCVDHFGSGAPDHVAFELIQFQPLLHDQYILTERPEGYDREPVGQDIVIHDGPTGDSTVCAGPGCWHSTMGKQPAGWRCWDCERRERRRARTHRKWTRPQA, from the coding sequence GTGTCGTTGCATGTGCACCGTTCGAACCACACCCGGCTTCTGCGCCGCACGGCCGCCGACCGCTGCAAGTACTGCGGCACACCCATCGAGTGGTTCGAGCGGTACGACACGCTCAGGATTCCGCTGTCGCCGGAGTTCCCGGCGCACCCGGTCCCGCCGAGGATGCACTGGCACCTGTTCAAGGGGGTCGCCTACCCGGGCAAGGACCCCGTGACCGGATACTGCCGCATCCCGCACCCGGCCATCTGCCCGGCCGCCGAACACCCCGATCTCCCGGAGGAACTGCGGGACGTGGTGGCCCGCCTGGCCACCCGGATGCGAGGCCGCATCGACCGGGGCGAGTTCGTCCCGTACGTCGAGCCCGTCATCGAGGAACAGGTCGCCACGCCCGACCCCGAGAAGGTCCAGGAACAGCGCCACGTCATCTCGTACTACGGAACGCTCCGCCTGGCCCCCTGCGAGGTGCACGAACTGCAGTGCATCTCGACGGACACGCGGAACGGCGAGCGCTGCCGGAACGGCGTCTTCGACCTCGAAGAAGGCAAGTGGGAGGAAGTGGACGTCCCGCACGCCCCCGGCCGGCAGGGGCAGCAGATCCTCTCCCTCACCGGCGGCCGCATGTGGGCCTGGGTCATCAACGACTTCAACTGCCTGCGCCGCTGGTGGAAGCAGCAGTGCGTCGACCACTTCGGCTCCGGCGCACCGGACCACGTCGCCTTCGAGCTGATCCAGTTCCAGCCGCTGCTCCACGACCAGTACATCCTGACCGAGCGGCCCGAGGGCTACGACCGCGAGCCCGTCGGGCAGGACATCGTCATCCACGACGGCCCGACCGGGGACAGCACCGTGTGCGCCGGCCCCGGATGCTGGCACTCGACCATGGGCAAGCAGCCCGCCGGATGGCGGTGCTGGGACTGCGAGCGGCGGGAACGCCGCAGGGCCCGCACCCACCGCAAGTGGACGCGCCCCCAGGCCTGA
- a CDS encoding MarR family transcriptional regulator, with protein sequence MSKDGAGVDLDTSLGYLLKEASSALRTAMDEVLRPLGMSVTHYSCLELLAQRPGLSNSELARGAFVTRQSMNVLLQTLEREGYVTRPAEAPVGKALPARLTPRGRQSLKQASAAVRSVEVRMLAGMTEAERSGALRILRSMIDSLRDRNGDA encoded by the coding sequence ATGAGCAAAGACGGCGCGGGCGTGGACCTCGACACTTCACTGGGCTACCTGCTGAAAGAGGCTTCGAGTGCCCTGCGCACCGCCATGGACGAGGTGCTGCGGCCGCTCGGGATGAGCGTGACGCACTACTCCTGCCTCGAACTGCTGGCTCAACGGCCGGGCCTGTCGAACTCCGAGCTGGCGCGCGGCGCCTTCGTGACGCGGCAGTCGATGAACGTACTGCTCCAGACCCTGGAGCGAGAGGGCTACGTGACCAGGCCGGCGGAGGCGCCCGTCGGCAAGGCCCTTCCCGCACGGCTCACGCCTCGCGGCCGGCAGAGCCTGAAGCAGGCGAGCGCGGCGGTGCGGTCTGTCGAGGTGCGGATGCTGGCCGGTATGACCGAGGCCGAGCGGTCGGGGGCGTTGCGGATTCTGCGGAGCATGATCGATTCCCTGCGCGACCGGAACGGCGACGCGTAG
- a CDS encoding VOC family protein encodes MPATGPDFISLQVRDLDASQAFYEQYLGLVRSPAGPPHAVVFETKPIAFALRDIVPGTDLASAARPGIGAAIWLHATDVQAIHDALVADGHTIASAPVDGPFGRTFTFADPDGYHVTLHDRA; translated from the coding sequence ATGCCCGCCACCGGCCCCGACTTCATCTCGCTGCAAGTGCGCGACCTCGACGCTTCGCAGGCGTTCTACGAGCAGTACCTCGGCCTCGTCCGCTCGCCGGCCGGACCGCCGCACGCCGTTGTCTTCGAGACGAAGCCGATCGCGTTCGCACTCCGGGACATCGTTCCCGGCACGGATCTCGCATCCGCTGCCCGGCCCGGCATCGGTGCCGCGATCTGGCTCCACGCCACCGATGTCCAGGCCATCCACGACGCGCTCGTCGCCGACGGCCACACCATCGCCTCCGCGCCGGTCGACGGCCCCTTCGGCCGGACCTTCACCTTCGCCGACCCCGACGGCTACCACGTCACGCTCCACGACCGCGCCTGA
- a CDS encoding lamin tail domain-containing protein gives MRIRHALAAAATAASVISLGLVAGAPAQAAEYSSALKIKGVQYDAPGRDSNKCSGGNAASEYLTIKNYSRTATVNLKGYVVKDAAGNKFTFKSTHNLQPGDYIKLRGNRGTDSDAKNVVYRQNCNFIWNNDKDTIYLYKPSGARADVHSYTKKANDRDGNGYITYHG, from the coding sequence ATGCGTATTCGTCATGCCCTGGCCGCCGCCGCGACCGCCGCTTCGGTCATCTCGCTCGGCCTCGTGGCCGGCGCCCCGGCCCAGGCGGCCGAGTACTCCTCGGCCCTGAAGATCAAGGGTGTCCAGTACGACGCCCCGGGCCGGGACTCCAACAAGTGCTCGGGCGGCAACGCCGCGAGCGAGTACCTGACGATCAAGAACTACTCGCGCACCGCGACGGTCAACCTCAAGGGCTACGTCGTCAAGGACGCCGCAGGCAACAAGTTCACCTTCAAGTCGACCCACAACCTGCAGCCCGGCGACTACATCAAGCTCCGCGGCAACCGCGGCACCGACTCGGACGCCAAGAACGTCGTCTACCGCCAGAACTGCAACTTCATCTGGAACAACGACAAGGACACCATCTACCTCTACAAGCCCTCCGGCGCCCGCGCCGACGTCCACTCGTACACCAAGAAGGCCAACGACCGCGACGGCAACGGCTACATCACCTACCACGGGTAA
- a CDS encoding helix-turn-helix transcriptional regulator: MTGSAQHRRAEAGAGYDVFHTDCPARDVVGHVTSRWGIWVLISLRNNNLRFYELRESIQGISEKMLAQSLRALVQDGLVWREVEPTTPPQVTYGLTPFGRDIGEPLTELFDRITRRLSPQSAD, translated from the coding sequence ATGACGGGAAGCGCGCAGCACAGACGGGCCGAGGCAGGGGCCGGGTATGACGTGTTTCACACCGACTGCCCGGCGCGGGATGTGGTCGGCCATGTCACCAGCAGGTGGGGCATCTGGGTGCTGATTTCCTTGCGGAACAACAACCTTCGGTTCTACGAGCTGCGCGAGAGCATCCAGGGGATCAGCGAGAAGATGCTCGCCCAGTCTCTGCGCGCGTTGGTTCAGGACGGTCTCGTCTGGCGGGAGGTCGAGCCGACGACGCCGCCTCAGGTCACCTACGGGCTGACCCCGTTCGGCCGGGACATCGGCGAGCCGCTGACGGAGCTGTTCGACCGGATCACGCGGCGGCTGTCGCCGCAGAGCGCGGATTAG
- a CDS encoding NAD(P)H-binding protein — MIVVTGATGNIGRPLTQALVEAGQQVTAVSRHPAAVPAGVRHVPADLAEPAGLKPALAGAKALFLLLSGDLHAAGANPADIIGEAAAGGVRRVVLLSTLGVVTRPFGRTRIAMRALEDTLRESVPEWAILRPGGFASNALWWAESVRTQRAVAAPFGDIGVPVIDPADIAAVAAACLLDDQHSGSVYELTGPQVVTPRRQTEAIAAALGSPVQFHELTRDEAKAAMTRSMPPELADDTLDILGAPSPAELRVSPDVQQVLGRAPRSFADWAARNVAAFR, encoded by the coding sequence ATGATCGTTGTGACCGGGGCTACGGGGAACATCGGCCGGCCGTTGACGCAGGCACTGGTAGAGGCGGGCCAACAAGTGACGGCTGTGTCACGGCACCCGGCGGCGGTGCCCGCCGGAGTCCGACACGTACCGGCCGACTTGGCCGAGCCGGCCGGCCTCAAGCCTGCACTCGCCGGGGCGAAGGCGCTGTTCCTGCTGCTGTCCGGTGACCTGCACGCCGCTGGAGCCAACCCTGCCGACATCATCGGCGAAGCCGCGGCCGGCGGGGTACGCCGGGTCGTCCTGCTCTCCACGCTGGGAGTGGTGACCAGGCCCTTCGGCCGAACACGGATCGCGATGCGGGCGCTGGAGGACACACTGCGGGAATCCGTTCCCGAGTGGGCCATCCTGCGGCCGGGCGGCTTCGCCTCCAACGCCCTGTGGTGGGCCGAGTCCGTCCGCACACAACGGGCCGTCGCCGCGCCCTTCGGTGACATCGGTGTTCCGGTCATCGACCCGGCGGACATCGCCGCGGTCGCGGCGGCCTGCCTGCTGGACGACCAGCACTCCGGCAGCGTCTACGAGCTGACCGGCCCACAAGTGGTCACTCCGCGCCGGCAGACCGAGGCCATCGCCGCCGCCCTGGGCTCGCCGGTGCAGTTCCACGAGCTCACCCGCGACGAGGCCAAGGCCGCCATGACCCGAAGCATGCCGCCGGAGCTCGCCGACGACACCCTGGACATCCTCGGCGCCCCGAGCCCGGCCGAACTGCGCGTCAGCCCGGACGTCCAGCAGGTCCTCGGCCGCGCCCCACGATCCTTCGCCGACTGGGCAGCCCGCAACGTCGCCGCCTTCCGCTGA
- a CDS encoding HIT domain-containing protein, with translation MDCTFCRLIRDDAARWVTRGPVVSAFAPLDPLAPGHTLVVPTSHWTDIFDTPPEVLAHAMTLVQRLAGKMRSELKAGGVNILSASGPGSEQSVPHLHFHVVPRWSDDAFTTWPAQQSRHRIGGDPVTQLATAMAAAHTD, from the coding sequence ATGGACTGCACCTTCTGCCGGCTGATACGGGACGACGCCGCCCGGTGGGTGACGCGCGGGCCCGTGGTCAGCGCGTTCGCCCCGCTGGATCCCCTCGCGCCAGGGCACACCCTGGTGGTTCCCACGTCCCACTGGACGGACATCTTCGACACTCCCCCGGAGGTCTTGGCACACGCGATGACGCTGGTCCAGCGCCTTGCCGGGAAGATGCGGAGCGAGCTGAAGGCCGGTGGCGTGAACATTCTGAGCGCCAGCGGCCCCGGCTCGGAGCAGTCAGTACCTCATCTGCACTTCCACGTGGTTCCACGCTGGTCCGACGACGCGTTCACCACCTGGCCCGCGCAACAGTCCCGTCACCGGATCGGCGGCGATCCTGTCACACAGCTCGCCACAGCCATGGCGGCTGCTCACACAGACTGA
- a CDS encoding nucleoside 2-deoxyribosyltransferase domain-containing protein yields the protein MAREALPAPGPSVFLAGPTPRLSRPVDSWRPTAIAELNTQWHSDVPLTVFSPESRGGFRAAHYDDQVGWETQAREQADVVLYWIPRDLETLPGFTTNVEFGLDITQRKIVLGCPPDCPNPERNRYLIWVAHRHGAPVCQTLVDTVGASLSVVASR from the coding sequence ATGGCCCGTGAGGCGCTCCCCGCGCCGGGCCCCAGTGTCTTTCTGGCCGGACCGACCCCGCGCCTGAGCCGCCCTGTCGACTCCTGGCGGCCGACCGCGATCGCCGAACTCAACACCCAGTGGCACAGTGACGTCCCGCTGACGGTGTTCTCGCCCGAGTCCCGCGGCGGCTTCCGCGCCGCCCACTACGACGACCAGGTCGGCTGGGAGACCCAGGCCCGCGAACAGGCCGACGTCGTCCTCTACTGGATCCCCCGCGACCTGGAAACCCTGCCCGGGTTCACCACCAACGTCGAGTTCGGCCTCGACATCACCCAGCGCAAGATCGTCCTGGGCTGCCCGCCCGACTGCCCCAACCCCGAACGCAACCGCTACCTCATCTGGGTCGCCCACCGCCACGGCGCACCCGTGTGCCAGACCCTCGTGGACACCGTCGGGGCTTCCCTTTCCGTCGTCGCCTCCCGGTAG
- a CDS encoding polysaccharide lyase, whose translation MIKGLKVSTALCAGALLVPVLVSYASGGEPEAASPGTEKLKVDYESGTLDSGVDGLTTTHATAPDASAVVRPAHGGSYAVQHKVTLGDPGYESNGAPRSESATDLLPSGQFNVGDVRRYEFSVLLKDWKAYAPGDSESGDIFFQGKYAGGNVPAYYLMAKRNEIAFRSPHLERQTTVVPDLRPYVNKWISFRVDARWTTDETGCFKVSVRLPEQSDYHPAASYENVRTYQPGNPAEHGYIKWGLYRPSESVENGDVPTRIVQHDDIRILDLS comes from the coding sequence ATGATCAAAGGTCTCAAGGTGTCGACCGCGCTGTGCGCGGGTGCCCTGCTGGTGCCCGTCCTGGTGTCGTACGCGTCGGGTGGCGAGCCGGAAGCGGCTTCGCCTGGTACCGAGAAGCTGAAGGTGGACTACGAGAGCGGCACCCTGGACTCGGGGGTGGACGGCCTGACGACCACGCATGCGACGGCGCCGGATGCTTCCGCGGTCGTCCGGCCCGCGCACGGCGGTTCGTACGCGGTGCAGCACAAGGTGACGCTCGGCGACCCGGGCTACGAGTCCAACGGAGCGCCGCGGAGCGAGAGCGCCACGGATCTGCTTCCCTCCGGGCAGTTCAACGTCGGTGACGTGCGGCGCTACGAGTTCAGCGTGCTGCTCAAGGACTGGAAGGCGTACGCGCCGGGCGACAGCGAGTCCGGCGACATCTTCTTCCAGGGCAAGTACGCGGGCGGCAACGTGCCGGCGTACTACCTCATGGCGAAACGCAACGAGATCGCGTTCCGGTCCCCCCACCTGGAGCGGCAGACGACGGTGGTGCCGGATCTGCGTCCGTACGTGAACAAGTGGATCAGCTTCCGCGTGGACGCGCGCTGGACCACCGACGAGACGGGCTGCTTCAAGGTCTCCGTGCGCTTGCCGGAGCAGTCCGACTACCACCCCGCCGCTTCGTACGAGAACGTCCGCACCTACCAGCCGGGCAACCCGGCCGAGCACGGATACATCAAGTGGGGTCTCTACCGGCCCTCGGAGTCGGTCGAGAACGGTGACGTCCCCACGCGGATCGTCCAGCACGACGACATCCGCATCCTCGACCTGTCCTGA
- a CDS encoding PQQ-binding-like beta-propeller repeat protein, which yields MTHSSSVNRRRLLQAGGVLGLATAAGSLLAPRADASPEAAARTKVTDLGPGLVQFSLMSGVLVGDTVYIGSRNLTPAVVVGFHLPSRKVVSSTDLGAGPEPSIQALAADPTGRYLYIGVLVKADEGRPNLYRWDLTTPDKPAEPIGRTEDRDIRDLAVAPDGTVFAVGGVPDRPPVLWQYDPGTGAVTNLGAPDPKATLARAVAATDTTVFFGAGSVLSGGGGASKASLFAFDRKSRAFTSIVPKEMEKDPSLRELTVLDGQLIVGTSGAVDPAKFAVIDLADYSSYTLVKTEGAVIKTFASDAERIYFASESGIEAYSKADRTLSHVEFTGPDLGEIWGLDHRDGKLAVVSGYGFVAEIDVAAGTSVVTDLHEAGAKAGTQAGMGIAAGHGYVYLGGNGAISRRNLRTGEVVNLAAPGEAKDAEVIEGVLYTGQYNSQGIWRYDPARRKQPQQAAKFPFEQNRPLDVSWDPDNKLLLVGVQSDTEGGGALWTYSPRTGKSASYVNPIDDVQLVRAVANRDGVAYLGGDNASKEGPRATVVAVDPATGKEQWRVETQQAAGVAALAVQGRHLYGVTTKGGLFVIDRRTRKVVHTADISSVSKGFAAMVTNRGAVYGVSDTTLYRFHPKTFAVSTVVAGINGAWYSGPHLNVHEGLIYTLRGGNLVAVDDRPAH from the coding sequence ATGACCCACTCTTCCTCCGTGAACAGGCGCCGACTGCTCCAGGCCGGCGGCGTGCTCGGGCTGGCCACCGCCGCCGGATCACTTCTGGCCCCGCGGGCCGATGCCTCACCGGAGGCGGCGGCACGGACGAAGGTGACGGATCTGGGGCCGGGCCTGGTCCAGTTCTCGCTGATGAGCGGAGTGCTGGTCGGTGACACGGTCTACATCGGCTCGCGCAATCTGACCCCCGCCGTCGTCGTCGGGTTCCACCTGCCGAGCCGGAAGGTGGTGTCGTCCACCGACCTCGGCGCGGGGCCGGAGCCCTCCATCCAGGCGCTGGCAGCGGACCCTACCGGCCGTTACCTCTACATCGGTGTGCTGGTCAAGGCCGACGAAGGCAGGCCGAACCTCTACCGGTGGGACCTGACGACGCCCGACAAGCCCGCCGAGCCCATCGGCAGGACCGAGGACCGTGACATCCGTGATCTGGCGGTCGCCCCCGACGGCACCGTCTTCGCCGTGGGCGGCGTCCCGGACCGGCCGCCGGTGCTGTGGCAGTACGACCCCGGCACCGGTGCCGTGACAAATCTCGGCGCCCCCGACCCGAAGGCCACGCTGGCCAGGGCGGTCGCGGCCACGGACACCACCGTCTTCTTCGGCGCGGGCAGTGTGCTCTCCGGCGGCGGCGGCGCGAGCAAGGCGTCGCTGTTCGCCTTCGACCGCAAGAGCCGCGCGTTCACCTCGATCGTGCCCAAGGAGATGGAGAAGGACCCCAGCCTGCGGGAACTCACCGTCCTGGACGGGCAGTTGATCGTCGGCACCTCGGGCGCCGTCGACCCCGCGAAGTTCGCCGTGATCGACCTGGCGGACTACTCCTCGTACACCCTGGTGAAGACCGAGGGCGCGGTCATCAAGACGTTCGCCTCCGACGCCGAACGGATCTACTTCGCCTCCGAGTCGGGTATCGAGGCGTACTCGAAGGCCGACAGGACGCTCTCCCACGTGGAGTTCACCGGACCGGATCTCGGCGAGATCTGGGGGCTGGACCACCGCGACGGGAAGCTCGCGGTCGTCTCCGGCTACGGCTTCGTCGCCGAGATCGACGTGGCCGCCGGTACGTCGGTGGTCACCGATCTGCACGAGGCAGGAGCGAAGGCGGGCACGCAGGCGGGCATGGGGATCGCCGCCGGCCACGGCTATGTCTACCTCGGCGGGAACGGGGCCATCTCCCGGCGCAATCTGAGGACCGGTGAGGTCGTCAACCTGGCCGCGCCCGGCGAGGCCAAGGACGCCGAGGTGATCGAGGGCGTCCTGTACACCGGCCAGTACAACTCGCAGGGCATCTGGCGGTACGACCCCGCCCGGCGGAAGCAGCCGCAGCAGGCGGCCAAGTTCCCCTTCGAACAGAACCGCCCGCTGGACGTGTCGTGGGACCCGGACAACAAGCTGCTCCTCGTCGGGGTGCAGTCCGACACCGAGGGCGGCGGCGCCCTGTGGACGTACTCGCCCAGGACCGGGAAGTCGGCCTCCTACGTCAATCCCATCGACGACGTCCAGCTGGTGCGGGCGGTGGCCAACCGGGACGGCGTCGCCTACCTGGGTGGCGACAACGCCTCGAAGGAGGGACCGCGCGCCACGGTCGTCGCCGTCGACCCGGCCACCGGCAAGGAGCAATGGCGCGTCGAGACACAGCAGGCGGCGGGCGTGGCGGCGCTCGCGGTGCAGGGCCGCCACCTCTACGGAGTCACCACGAAGGGCGGGCTGTTCGTCATCGACCGGCGCACCCGAAAGGTGGTGCACACGGCGGACATCAGCAGCGTCAGCAAGGGCTTCGCCGCCATGGTCACCAACCGGGGAGCGGTGTACGGCGTCTCGGACACCACCCTGTACCGCTTCCACCCGAAGACGTTCGCCGTCAGCACCGTGGTCGCGGGCATCAACGGGGCCTGGTACAGCGGCCCGCACCTCAATGTCCACGAGGGCCTGATCTACACGCTCCGCGGGGGCAACCTGGTCGCGGTCGACGACCGGCCGGCGCACTGA